The Anaeromyxobacter sp. Fw109-5 genomic interval TGTCCCCGGGCACGCGCAGCCAGCGGAGCACGTTCATGAGCGGGGTCTGCATGAACTCCGCGCTGCGCGCCCACCAGGTCCCGGTCTCGACCGCCGCCCAGGTCTGCAGGATGCCGACCGGCAGCACGGAGACGAGCACCATCAGCGCGAGCCCGCCGTTGATGCACCAGAACGCGACGGCGATCGGCCGCGTCTTCCACGCCGCGCCCGGCCGCAGCGCCCGCAGGCAGAACAGCATGAGGCCGATGCCGAGCATGCCGTACACGCCGAACAGCGCGGTGTGGCCGTGGACCGGCGTCGTGTTGAGCCCCTGCATGTAGTAGAGCGCGATGGGCGGGTTGATGAAGAAGCCGAACAGCCCGGCGCCGACCAGGTTCCAGAAGGCGACCGACACGAAGAAGTAGATCGGCCACTGGTAGGCGCGCACCCAGGTACGCGCCCTCGACAGGCGGATGTTCTGCCAGACCTCGAGCCCGACGAGCACGAGCGGGACGACCTCGAGCGCGCTGAAGGTCGCGCCGAGCGCCATGACGCTGGCCGGCGTCCCGGCGAAGTAGTTGTGGTGGAACGTGCCGAGGATGCCCCCGGCGAGGAACACCGTCGTCGCGAAGAACGTCGCGCGCGTCGCCTTCTCCACGTGCAGGAGCCGCAGCCGCACGAACAGGAACGCGATCACCACGGTCGCGAACACCTCGAAGAAGCCCTCGACCCACAGGTGCACCACCCACCAGCGCCAGTACTCGACCATCGCGAGGTTCGAGCCGCGCCCGTACATGAGCCCCGCGCCGTAGAAGAGGGCGATGGCCGCGGAGGAGAGGACGAACAGGCCGAGCAGCGCGCGCGAGTCCGACGGACGTCGCAGCGCGGGCCAGAGGGCGCGCAGCATGAGGAACAGCCAGAGGAACAGGCCGACGAACAGGAAGATCTGCCAGAAGCGACCCAGGTCGACGTACTCGAGCCCCTGGTGCCCGAACCAGAACCAGAGCGTGCCGCCCAGCATCCGCTTCACGGAGAGCCACTGCCCGGCGAGCGAGCCGACCACGATCACCACCAGCGCGACGAACAGGAAGTTCACCCCCGCGCGCTGGCCGGCGGGCTCGTGCCCGGAGACCGCGGGGCCGACGTAGAGGCCGGTGGCGAGCCACGCCGTCGCGATCCAGAAGATGCCGAGCTGGGTGTGCCAGGTGCGGGCCACGGAGTACGGGAGCACCTGGTCGAGCGGGAAGCCGTAGAACCCGGAGCCCTCCACGCCGTAGTGCGCCGTCACCGCGCCGAGGGCGATCTGCACGACGAGGAGCGCCGCCGCCGTCCAGAAGTACTTCACGGTGGCGCGCTGGCTCGGGGTCGGGTGGAGCCCGAACAGCGGATCCCGCTCCGGCAGCGTCGCGGCGACGGTCTCCGGCTCGACGCGGCTCCCGTGGTACCAGACGAGCGCGCCGATCCCCGCGAGGAGCAGCACGAACGAGATGACGCTCCACACCACCGCGCCGCCGGTCGGGACGTTGCCGACGAGCGGCTCGTGCGGCCAGTTCATCGTGTAGGTCACCGTCTGGCCGGGGCGCTCCGTCGAGGCCGCCCAGCTCGTCCACCAGAAGAAGGCCGCCAGGTCGCGCAGCTGCGCGCGATCCGTGAGCGCACCCGCCGGGATGGCGTACGCGTCCCTCCCCTGGCTGAACACCTCCGCGTAGTGGGCGGCGGTCGCGTCGAAGGCGGCGGCGCGCTCGGCGGAGATCCGCACCGCGCCGGAGCGCGGGTCGTAGGTGTTCTCGCGCATCGCGCGGGTGAGCCGCGCGCGGAGCGCGGCCTGGCGCTCGCCCGGAAGGACCGCGTAGCCGGCGGCCCCCTCGGCCTTCGCCCAGCGGTCGAGCACGAACATGGCCTCGCGGTGGAGCCAGTCCGCCGTCCAGTCGGGCGCCACGTAGGCCCCATGCCCCCAGATCGAGCCGACCTCCTGGCCCCCGATCGACTGCCAGACGTCCTGGCCACGCAGGATGGAGTCCTCGTCGACGACGACCTGTCCCTTCGGACCGAGCACCCGCTCCGGGACCGGGGGGGCGGCCTTGCTGATGCGCGGGCCCCAGGCGCCCAGCACGAGGAAGGAGCCGCCCATGACGAGCAGGAGGGCGATCCAGTGGGCTCGATAACGTCGCATTCGTGTTCACCTCCGGTGGTGGCCCCTTCAAGATGCGGCGCAGGTGCTCGCCCGTGGAGGGGGTGCGCTGGGGGTAAGGCGGGCACGAGCGAAGAAGTGGCCGCCCGCAGCGCGGCCGCGTAGGTTCGTGACCGTGCGCATGGGCCGCTACGAGATCGCCACCGTCGTGGACGCGTGGTTCGCGCTCGACGGCGGCGCGATGTTCGGGATCGTCCCGCGGCCGCTCTGGGAGAAGAAGCTCGCCCCCGACGCGCGGAACCGCATCCGCCTCGCCGCGCGCTGCCTCGTCGCGATCGACCGCGACGCGCACCGCGTCATCGTGGTGGACGACGGCATGGGCGACAAGTGGGACGCGAAGCGCACCGACATCTACGCGATCGATCGCTCGAGCGGCGGGCTCGACGCAGGCCTCGCGCGGCTCGGGATCTCGCGCGACGACGTGACCGACGTCCTCCTCACGCACCTCCACTTCGACCACGCGGGCGGCACCACGCGGCGCGGGCCCGGCGGCAGGCTGGAGCTCTCCTTCCCGCGCGCGACCTACCACCTGCAGCGGCGCAGCTGGCTGTGGGCGCACGCGCCCTCGGAGCGCGACGCGGGGAGCTTCGTCCCCGACGACTTCGCCCTCCTCCAGCACTCGAACCGGCTGCACCTCATCGACGGCGACGCCTCGCCCTTCCCCGACGTGGACCTGATCCTGTCGGAGGGCCACACCGTCGGGCAGCAGCTCCCCCGCTTCCGCGGGGAGGGCACCCACCTCGTCTTCTGCGGCGACATCATCCCCACCCACGCCCACCTGCGGCCGAGCTGGGTCATGGGCTACGACCTCTTCCCGGTCACCACCGTCGAGGAGAAGAAGGTCCTGCTCGCCGAGGTGCTCGAGGACGACGGGGTCCTCGTGTTCGAGCACGATCCCGTGATGGCGGCGTGCCGGCTCCGCGAGGACGAGGGAGAGCCGGTGTTCCACGAGGTGGTCGAGCTCTGAGCCCGACCTCGACCCCGCCTGGATCTCTCGTGGCCGGTCATCCCGCGCGGAGTCGAAAGGTCGCGACCGCGACCGCGACTCCGACCCCGACCCCGACCTTGTCATTCGTCACATCGGCTCGCGCTGGACTCGGGACGAGGTGCCGACCGCGCGCCCGCGGTGGGCACGCGCGAGGGAGCAGTACGAGCCAGGGAAAGCGGCCTACGAGGGGGCCGGAGGGCCGGCGTCGCCGCGCGTCCGCCGCGTCGCCGGAAGACGCTGCGGTCGGCTGCTCCCGTTCCGCCGACCGCGGTCACGTTGCCCACAAGCCCTGCTGAATGGCAGCTGGCGCGGCGCCGGCGTACCCCGTCCGCTCGGAGGCGCTCTCACGCCGGAAACGATCCATGTGCTCGCGCCCGTAGGTCTGTTCGGCGTGCAACAGGTTGTGCGACTTGCAGGCGACTCGGAGGTTCTCGACCGTCGAGGGTCCGCCCAGGGCCTGCGGGTGGATGTGGTCGAGCTCCAGCTGCCAGCGGCTGTCGCAGCGCCGCCCGTCCGGAGCGACCCAGGCGCAGCGTCCGCCGTCGCGCTTCCAGACCTCGCGCCGCACTATCGCCGGGATCGTGCTCGTGGGCGCGGCGGACTCGGCGGAGGGACGTGGCTCCCGGTCGGTCCCCCGCTGCCGCTGCGGCGCGACCGCGCCCTTGCGCCTGCCGTGCTTCTCGATGGCGCAGCGGATGGCCTCCCGGAGCACCGCCGCGAGATCGCCGTCCGGGAACTCGTGCGAGAGCAGCGCGGTGAGCGTCTCGAGGTCCTCCTTGCAGGCCCGGTCGATGGTGACCCGCAGCGACCAGCCGCTCTCGCTCACCGCACGGGTGACCGCCCGCGTCCTCTGGCGAGACGGGTCGGACGGCGCGGGCATCGTGGCGGGGGACACCCCGGCAGCAGCGGCCGACGACGGCGGCGCGAGCGGCGACTCCTGCGGCTCGGCACGTGAAGGTTCGGCTGCCGCCAGCGGCAGCGCCGGGGCGCTCGCGGCTGAGGCGCGGTCGGGCAGCTTGCGCAGGCCCGCCCGCGGAGCGGTGCGCGCCTGGAGCGAGGCGACGAGGTGATCCACCTCGGCCTTGGTGCGGTAGGCGGCACGGCCGACGAGGTCGGGCAGGTTCTCCTCGGTCAGCACCTGGCCGAGCAGCTGGACGGTGGAGATGCAAAGGCGGCCATCTCGCAGGGCGTCCTCGAGGCTGGGGAACCGGCGCAGCACCCGCATCGCCTGGATGCGTCGCCCCGCAGCCGCCCTCGCGCAGGTGGAGCACCTCCAGGCAATACGCCCAGAGCGAGGGGTACCCGGCGTCCACGTACGCGCGGCGGCGATCGAACACCTCGAGGTGGAGGAGGAACTCGACCTGGACGTCGCGCTCCTGGCCTGCGAGCTCGCGCAGGCGCTGGGCGAGCAGGGGCGAGTCGAGGGCGGAAGGGGCGATCGCAGGCACGGTGCACCTCCTTGTGCACCCTTCGTAACACGCGATTTCCGCACCTCCCGAGACGCGCCAGGATCGCGCCTGCGCCGCTTTCCGGGCCCGCCCCTTCGCCGTCCACGCGGCGCGCCGGACGCGCACGGCGCGCCCTGCCTGCGCTCGCGAGGAGCGTGCTCTCGACGTGCCGCGGACGTCGAAGCACGTTTCGCCTCGAACCTCGTCAAGAGGGCAACATTCACCCACCGCAACTGGGACTCGCGTGGCTCGCAAGAGCTATCGCTGGAGATAGCAGGGACTATCAGTGAACGCCGGCATGGGCGGAGACGTGCGCGCAACTTCCTCGGACCTGCTCTGCCCGCTCGTACAGTCCTCGCGCCGACGGCGACGAAGACCCGCCGCGTGCCATGCCCGAGGCGCGCCGGGAACCGGGCGCTTCTCCCCTCGATGCCCGAGCCCTCTGCGTCGAGCGGCGGCACACAACCCCGCGCGCGCGCGCGACCGCGACCCCGACCCCGACCGCGACCCCGACCGCGACCCCGACCCCCACCGCGACCCGTAAACGAGGCGTCGACGCCCTGGCGCCGTGGGCTCACCTCGGGTAAGGGTCACCGGCTTTCGCGCCGGAGGAGTCCGAGGCATGGATGAGCAGAAGGTCACCGTCAGCCGCCGGGGCGCCGAGCGCCTCGCCGCCGGCCACCTGTGGATCTACCGCGCCGACGTGGAGAGGCCGCCGCGCGCGGAGGCCGGCGACGTGGTGGCGCTCGTGGACGGCCGCGGCCGCTTCCTCGCGAAGGCGTTCTGGTCGGCGCGCTCCAAGATCGCGCTCCGCGTCGTGACGCGCGACGAGGTGCCCGTGGACGAGGCCTTCCTCGCCGAGCGGATCGCCCAGGCGGTGGAGCTGCGCCGCCACGCCTTCGGCGACGAGCGCTTCGTCCGGATCTGCCACGGCGAGGCGGACCTCCTCCCCGGCCTGGTGGTCGATCGCTACGGGGACGCCGCGGTGGTGCAGACGCTCGTGCCCGCCACCGACCGCCGCAAGGGGCTCCTCGCCGAGCTCGTCGCGACGGCGCTCGACGTGCGGACCGTGATCGAGCGGAACGACGTCCGCGTCCGCGAGCTGGAGGGGCTCGAGCAGGTGAAGGGGGTCCTGCGCGGCGAGGCGCCGGGCCCCGTCGTCTACCGCGAGGGAGCGGTCCGGATGACGATCGATCTCCTCACCGGCCAGAAGACGGGCGCGTTCCTCGATCAGCGCGAGAACCACCTGCGCGCGGGCGAGTACGCCCGCGGCCGCTGCCTCGACTGCTTCGCCTACGCGGGCGGGTTCGCCCTGCAGCTCGCCACGCGCGCGGAGCACGTCACGGCCGTCGAGATGCAGCCCACCGCGGCGGCGCTCCTGCGCGAGAACGTGACGCTGAACCTCGCCGCCAACGTCGAGGTCGTGGAGGCGAACGCGTTCGACTACCTGCGCGACCGCGCCGAGGAGGAGCCGGCCTTCGACCTCGTCGTGCTCGACCCGCCGGCGTTCGCGAAGAGCAAGGACGCGCTCGCCGCAGCGCGGCGTGGCTACAAGGAGGTGAACCTCCGCGCCCTCCAGGTCCTGAGGCCGGGGGGGATCCTCGTCACCGCGTCGTGCAGCTACCACATGGCCGAGGCGATGCTGGAGGAGCTCGTCCTCGACGCCGCGAACGACGCGGGCCGGCGGGTGCAGCTGCTCGAGCGCCGCGGCGCGGGCCGCGATCACCCGGTGCTGCTCGGTGTCCCCGAGACGCGGTACCTGAAGTGCTTCGTCCTGCGCGTCGTTTGACGCTCCGCGAAGGACCCGCGCGGGCGCTCCGCCGCCCCGCCTCCTATCGGAGCGGACGCGCGGCGGGGTAGGATCCTCCCTTCGAGGCGGAAGGAGACGTCCGGAATGGCCATCCGGCCCGACGAGCTCGGTGCGGGACCACTCGACGCGCTGGCGCGCGCGCCGCTCCTCGCGCGGCTCGACGCCGCCGAGCGCCGGGCCCTGCTCGCTTGCGCGCAGGTCGTGACCGTGCCCGCGCAGGCTCGGGTCCACGGGGCCGGCGACGCGGGCCATCACCTCGATCTGGTCCTCGAGGGCGCCGCGACGCTGCGCCGCGCGGACCTGCCCCTGCGCCGCCTGGGTCCGGGGGATCACTTCGGCGAGCTCGCGCCGCTCCGCACCCACCACCGCGGCGAGACCGTCACCGCCGAGACCCCGCTCACGCTCGCGCGCCTCTCCGCCCGGTGCTGGGAGGGGCTGGAGCGAGATCGCCCCGCGCTCGCCGCGAAGCTCGCGGGCGCCCTGGCGGCGACGCTCTCCGAGGAGCTCGTGCGCCTGACGAGCGAGATGGGGCTCCTGCTGCGGGGGCGGTCCCTGCCGCGCGCCGCCGAGGTCACGGTGCGCGCGCTGGGCGAGGAGCTGCGCGTGCGCACGGGGACGCGCCTCGCGGACCTCCTCCCGGCGGAGGTCGACGGCGCGCTGGTCGTCGCCGGGCTGCTCGGGCAGAAGCCGGTGTCGCTCGCGACGCCGGTGTTCACCGACTCGACCGTGGCGCCCCTCACGCTCCGCCACTGGGAGGGGCGGGCCATCTACGCCCACTCGGTGGGGCTCCTCCTCCTCGAGGCCGCCCACACGCTCGCGCCCTCGCTCCACGTCCGCATGGGCGCGTCGCGCGGCAAGCGGCAGATCGTCGAGCTCGCCGGGGTGCCTCGCGCCGAGCTGCCCGGGTGGGCGGCGCGGATCGCGGCGCGCATGGAGCGGCTGGCGCAGGACGACGCGCCGATCCGGCTCGAGTACTGGCCGACCGACGAGGCGGCGGCGTACTTCTCGGAGCGCGGCTGGGACGACGCGGCGCGGCTGCTGCGCGTCCGCCGGCAGGCCACCGTCCGGCTCGTCTCCTGCGGCGAGCTGTACGCGCTGTCGATGGGGCCGCTCCTCCCTTCGACCGGCGCGCTGCGCGGCTTCCGGCTGGAGCCGTGCGAGGAGGGGCTGGCGCTCGACCTCGGCGAACGCGATCCGCGCAACGGCCGTCG includes:
- a CDS encoding nitric-oxide reductase large subunit, which codes for MRRYRAHWIALLLVMGGSFLVLGAWGPRISKAAPPVPERVLGPKGQVVVDEDSILRGQDVWQSIGGQEVGSIWGHGAYVAPDWTADWLHREAMFVLDRWAKAEGAAGYAVLPGERQAALRARLTRAMRENTYDPRSGAVRISAERAAAFDATAAHYAEVFSQGRDAYAIPAGALTDRAQLRDLAAFFWWTSWAASTERPGQTVTYTMNWPHEPLVGNVPTGGAVVWSVISFVLLLAGIGALVWYHGSRVEPETVAATLPERDPLFGLHPTPSQRATVKYFWTAAALLVVQIALGAVTAHYGVEGSGFYGFPLDQVLPYSVARTWHTQLGIFWIATAWLATGLYVGPAVSGHEPAGQRAGVNFLFVALVVIVVGSLAGQWLSVKRMLGGTLWFWFGHQGLEYVDLGRFWQIFLFVGLFLWLFLMLRALWPALRRPSDSRALLGLFVLSSAAIALFYGAGLMYGRGSNLAMVEYWRWWVVHLWVEGFFEVFATVVIAFLFVRLRLLHVEKATRATFFATTVFLAGGILGTFHHNYFAGTPASVMALGATFSALEVVPLVLVGLEVWQNIRLSRARTWVRAYQWPIYFFVSVAFWNLVGAGLFGFFINPPIALYYMQGLNTTPVHGHTALFGVYGMLGIGLMLFCLRALRPGAAWKTRPIAVAFWCINGGLALMVLVSVLPVGILQTWAAVETGTWWARSAEFMQTPLMNVLRWLRVPGDTIFAVGALVLGWFVLGLATGWSLERTHHVDEGSTEVHEGAETEATRA
- a CDS encoding MBL fold metallo-hydrolase, which translates into the protein MTVRMGRYEIATVVDAWFALDGGAMFGIVPRPLWEKKLAPDARNRIRLAARCLVAIDRDAHRVIVVDDGMGDKWDAKRTDIYAIDRSSGGLDAGLARLGISRDDVTDVLLTHLHFDHAGGTTRRGPGGRLELSFPRATYHLQRRSWLWAHAPSERDAGSFVPDDFALLQHSNRLHLIDGDASPFPDVDLILSEGHTVGQQLPRFRGEGTHLVFCGDIIPTHAHLRPSWVMGYDLFPVTTVEEKKVLLAEVLEDDGVLVFEHDPVMAACRLREDEGEPVFHEVVEL
- a CDS encoding class I SAM-dependent rRNA methyltransferase, with translation MDEQKVTVSRRGAERLAAGHLWIYRADVERPPRAEAGDVVALVDGRGRFLAKAFWSARSKIALRVVTRDEVPVDEAFLAERIAQAVELRRHAFGDERFVRICHGEADLLPGLVVDRYGDAAVVQTLVPATDRRKGLLAELVATALDVRTVIERNDVRVRELEGLEQVKGVLRGEAPGPVVYREGAVRMTIDLLTGQKTGAFLDQRENHLRAGEYARGRCLDCFAYAGGFALQLATRAEHVTAVEMQPTAAALLRENVTLNLAANVEVVEANAFDYLRDRAEEEPAFDLVVLDPPAFAKSKDALAAARRGYKEVNLRALQVLRPGGILVTASCSYHMAEAMLEELVLDAANDAGRRVQLLERRGAGRDHPVLLGVPETRYLKCFVLRVV
- a CDS encoding cyclic nucleotide-binding domain-containing protein — its product is MAIRPDELGAGPLDALARAPLLARLDAAERRALLACAQVVTVPAQARVHGAGDAGHHLDLVLEGAATLRRADLPLRRLGPGDHFGELAPLRTHHRGETVTAETPLTLARLSARCWEGLERDRPALAAKLAGALAATLSEELVRLTSEMGLLLRGRSLPRAAEVTVRALGEELRVRTGTRLADLLPAEVDGALVVAGLLGQKPVSLATPVFTDSTVAPLTLRHWEGRAIYAHSVGLLLLEAAHTLAPSLHVRMGASRGKRQIVELAGVPRAELPGWAARIAARMERLAQDDAPIRLEYWPTDEAAAYFSERGWDDAARLLRVRRQATVRLVSCGELYALSMGPLLPSTGALRGFRLEPCEEGLALDLGERDPRNGRRGGHVAPPPADGGMVAEHQRWLEAFGVTSVGAFNDLCISGQVSQLIRVAEGFHEKRIGHIADAIAARRDQLRVIAIAGPSSSGKSTFIKRLTVQLQIDGVNPVALGLDDYYVDREKTPRDEAGEWDFEALEAIDLPLLHDHVRRLIAGEPVRTARYDFLTGTSHPDGGPLIQFRPGDVLLVEGIHGLDPRLLDGIPPAGALYRVFIHPATTLPFDRLTRTSATDLRLLRRIVRDRHRRGYGAAENILRWPSVQAGEREHIFPHQHEADAVFDSSLVYEPAVLKVFAERYLLEVPPSHPAYPTAHRLRYLVDRFVSIYPDHVPPTSLLREFIGGSGFEY